A genome region from Bacteroides stercoris ATCC 43183 includes the following:
- a CDS encoding DUF3108 domain-containing protein, which yields MKTRKRRKARITATTATVTAVGDIVIKRKRAAGLFLLAGLLCLCSIMPVQAQCVAKNEAFQSGEHVMYDLYFNWKFIWKKVGLASLTTNATTYRFQPAYRFNLLSVGSKKTDFFFKMRDTLTCYVSDKLEPLYFRKAAEEGKRYTVDEAWFSYDDGIATVKQRRTWHNPVREPQEMEYSDSRCIFDMLSILAQARSYNPKDYKIGEKILFPMATGRRVEEQTLIYRGKEDIEANNDTIYRCLVFSFVEYKKGKEKEVITFFVSDDKNHLPIRLDMYLNFGSAKAFLKSVRGNRYPMTSVVTK from the coding sequence ATGAAGACAAGAAAAAGAAGAAAAGCCAGAATAACCGCAACAACAGCAACCGTAACAGCGGTAGGGGATATAGTTATTAAACGGAAGCGGGCTGCAGGATTGTTTTTGCTGGCCGGACTTCTGTGTCTGTGCAGCATAATGCCTGTGCAGGCTCAATGCGTGGCTAAGAACGAAGCGTTTCAGTCGGGCGAACATGTTATGTACGATTTGTATTTCAACTGGAAATTTATCTGGAAGAAAGTAGGGCTGGCAAGCTTGACTACTAATGCTACTACTTACCGCTTCCAGCCGGCCTACCGTTTCAATCTTCTTTCTGTGGGTAGCAAGAAAACGGATTTTTTCTTTAAAATGCGCGATACGCTGACTTGCTATGTCAGCGATAAACTGGAACCGCTTTATTTTCGTAAAGCAGCCGAGGAGGGAAAACGCTATACGGTCGATGAGGCATGGTTCTCGTATGATGACGGTATAGCTACCGTAAAGCAGAGACGTACCTGGCATAATCCCGTGCGTGAACCGCAGGAGATGGAGTACAGCGACAGCCGCTGTATCTTTGATATGCTGAGTATTTTGGCGCAAGCCCGTTCTTATAACCCTAAAGACTACAAGATAGGCGAGAAGATACTTTTCCCTATGGCAACAGGGCGCAGAGTGGAGGAGCAAACCTTGATTTATCGCGGAAAGGAAGATATAGAAGCGAATAATGATACAATTTACCGCTGCCTTGTATTCTCTTTCGTGGAGTACAAGAAAGGAAAAGAGAAAGAGGTGATTACTTTCTTCGTTTCCGATGATAAGAACCACCTTCCCATACGTTTGGATATGTATTTGAATTTCGGCTCTGCAAAAGCTTTCCTCAAAAGTGTAAGGGGGAATCGTTACCCGATGACTTCCGTTGTTACAAAGTAA
- the cysS gene encoding cysteine--tRNA ligase — protein MEQQLTIYNTLNRKKELFVPLHAPHVGMYVCGPTVYGDAHLGHARPAITFDLLFRYLTHIGYKVRYVRNITDVGHLEHDADDGEDKIAKKARLEQLEPMEVAQYYINRYHKAMEALNVLSPSIEPHASGHIIEQIELVKEILENGYAYESEGSIYFDVAKYNKDHHYGKLSGRNLDDVLNTTRELDGQEEKHNPADFALWKRAQPEHIMRWPSPWSDGFPGWHAECTAMGKKYLGKHFDIHGGGMDLIFPHHECEIAQSVASQGDDMVHYWMHNNMITINGQKMGKSLGNFITLDEFFTGSNKTLTQAYSPMTIRFFILQAHYRSTVDFSNEALQAAEKGLARLMDAVHGLEKIVPGKASTVNVKTLRAECYEAMNDDLNSPIVIAHLFDGARMINNIIAGNDTITAEDLKELKETFHLFCFDILGLKEENTSNEEREAAFGKVVDMLLAERIKAKANKDWATSDKIRDELTALGFAIKDTKDGCEWKLNK, from the coding sequence ATGGAACAACAACTGACCATTTACAACACCTTAAATAGAAAAAAGGAGTTATTCGTACCTTTGCATGCTCCTCATGTAGGTATGTATGTCTGCGGACCGACCGTTTACGGTGATGCCCACCTGGGCCACGCACGTCCTGCCATTACTTTCGATTTACTTTTCCGCTATCTTACACACATTGGCTATAAAGTGCGCTATGTCCGCAATATTACCGATGTAGGTCATTTGGAACATGACGCGGACGACGGTGAAGACAAAATTGCAAAGAAAGCCCGTTTGGAACAACTGGAGCCCATGGAAGTGGCACAGTATTATATAAACCGTTATCACAAGGCAATGGAAGCATTAAACGTGCTTTCTCCCAGCATCGAACCGCATGCATCGGGACATATCATCGAACAGATAGAGCTCGTAAAAGAGATACTGGAGAACGGCTACGCTTACGAAAGTGAAGGCTCCATTTACTTTGATGTAGCCAAATACAACAAAGACCACCACTACGGCAAACTGTCAGGACGTAATCTGGACGATGTACTAAACACTACGCGTGAGCTGGACGGCCAGGAGGAAAAACACAATCCCGCCGACTTTGCACTGTGGAAACGTGCCCAACCGGAACATATCATGCGCTGGCCAAGCCCATGGAGTGACGGCTTCCCCGGCTGGCACGCCGAATGTACGGCAATGGGAAAGAAATATCTGGGTAAACATTTCGACATTCACGGTGGCGGTATGGACCTTATCTTCCCGCACCACGAATGTGAAATTGCACAATCCGTAGCATCACAAGGCGATGACATGGTGCATTACTGGATGCATAACAACATGATAACCATCAACGGACAGAAAATGGGTAAAAGCCTCGGCAACTTCATCACATTGGATGAGTTCTTCACCGGCTCCAACAAAACGCTGACACAGGCTTACAGCCCGATGACCATCCGTTTCTTCATTCTCCAGGCCCACTATCGCAGTACGGTAGATTTCAGCAATGAAGCTCTGCAAGCTGCAGAAAAAGGTCTGGCAAGGCTTATGGATGCTGTACACGGACTGGAGAAGATTGTTCCAGGCAAAGCTTCTACGGTAAACGTGAAAACATTACGTGCCGAATGCTATGAAGCCATGAACGATGATTTGAATTCTCCGATTGTAATAGCCCATCTCTTCGATGGTGCCAGAATGATAAACAATATCATTGCAGGCAATGACACCATTACAGCCGAAGACCTGAAAGAGCTGAAAGAGACCTTCCATCTCTTCTGTTTCGATATATTGGGACTGAAAGAGGAGAACACCTCCAATGAAGAACGCGAAGCCGCTTTCGGTAAAGTTGTAGACATGTTGCTGGCAGAGCGTATAAAAGCCAAAGCCAACAAGGACTGGGCTACTTCCGATAAAATCCGTGATGAACTGACTGCATTAGGCTTTGCCATCAAGGACACCAAGGACGGATGTGAGTGGAAATTAAACAAGTAA
- a CDS encoding glycoside hydrolase family 88 protein, whose protein sequence is MKTTLTTLGIFLLVLAGCAGQKKTANDFIQENIDNAVAQETLQTDIIEKSGKILNPRTINKDGSIHYVPIDDWCSGFFPGNIWYTYELTGDKKWLPLAEKYTEALDSVQYLTWHHDVGFMIGSSYLNGYRFANKEEYKPVIIQTAKSLSTRFRPGAGVIQSWDADKGWQAERGWKCPVIIDNMMNLELLFEATKLSGDSTFYNVAKKHADTTMANHFRADNSCYHVVDYDPEIGEVRKKQTAQGYADESSWARGQAWALYGYTMCYRYTHDAKYLAQAEKVYNFIFGNKNLPEDLVPYWDFDAPKIPNEPRDASAAACTASALYELSTYVTDKGYKETADRIMESLASPAYRAEVGTNGNFILMHSVGSIPHGAEIDVPLNYADYYFLEALKRKRDLEK, encoded by the coding sequence ATGAAAACGACTCTTACTACATTGGGTATTTTCCTTCTTGTTTTAGCAGGTTGTGCAGGACAAAAAAAGACTGCAAATGATTTCATTCAGGAGAATATTGATAATGCGGTGGCACAGGAAACACTTCAGACAGACATTATCGAAAAATCTGGCAAAATTCTTAATCCGCGTACCATTAATAAGGATGGTAGCATTCACTACGTTCCTATCGACGACTGGTGCTCTGGTTTCTTTCCCGGTAATATTTGGTATACGTACGAACTGACCGGTGATAAAAAGTGGTTACCGCTGGCAGAGAAGTATACTGAAGCATTGGATTCCGTACAATATCTTACTTGGCATCATGATGTAGGCTTTATGATTGGTTCCAGCTATCTGAACGGGTATCGTTTTGCCAATAAGGAAGAGTACAAGCCCGTAATTATCCAGACCGCTAAATCATTGTCTACCCGTTTTCGTCCGGGTGCAGGCGTTATCCAGTCTTGGGATGCCGACAAAGGCTGGCAGGCCGAACGCGGATGGAAATGTCCGGTTATCATTGACAATATGATGAATTTGGAGCTGCTGTTCGAAGCCACTAAACTTTCGGGCGACTCTACTTTCTATAATGTGGCTAAGAAACATGCCGACACGACTATGGCCAACCACTTCCGTGCGGACAACAGTTGTTACCACGTGGTGGATTATGATCCAGAGATTGGTGAGGTGCGCAAAAAACAAACAGCGCAGGGCTACGCCGATGAATCGTCTTGGGCTCGCGGACAGGCATGGGCTTTGTACGGTTATACAATGTGTTATCGGTATACTCATGATGCCAAATATCTGGCACAGGCAGAAAAGGTGTATAACTTTATTTTCGGAAACAAGAACCTTCCCGAAGATTTGGTTCCTTACTGGGACTTCGATGCTCCGAAGATTCCGAACGAGCCTCGTGACGCTTCTGCCGCAGCATGTACAGCTTCTGCCCTCTATGAACTGAGTACCTATGTTACCGATAAGGGGTATAAGGAAACGGCTGACAGAATTATGGAAAGTCTTGCTTCTCCGGCTTATCGTGCAGAGGTAGGGACAAACGGGAACTTTATCCTGATGCACTCGGTCGGCAGTATTCCTCACGGTGCTGAAATCGATGTTCCGCTGAACTATGCCGATTATTATTTCCTGGAAGCTTTGAAGCGTAAAAGAGATTTGGAAAAATGA
- a CDS encoding sulfatase codes for MKSQLNILLGGLGLFALQGCKTPQAEQAQQPNVIYVFPDQFRNQAMEFWGQESFREKVNFRNDPVHTPRLNDFARESLVLTSAMSNCPLSSPHRGSLLTGMYPNKSGIPLNCNSNRPISSLREDVDCVSDVFSNAGYDCAYFGKLHADFPTPNDPQRPGKYVEDRIPAWDAYTPKDRRHGFNYWYAYGTFDEHKNPHYWDTDGKRHDPREWSPLHESGKVISYLKNEGNVRDPKKPFFIMVGMNPPHSPYRSLDDCMEQDFNLYKDQPLDSLLVRPNADSKMAKAESVRYYFASVTGVDRAFGQILDALKELGLDKNTIVVFSSDHGETMCSQHTDDPKNSPFSESMNVPFLVRFPDKIQPRLDDLMLSSPDIMPTLLGLAGLSDSIPANVQGHNYAPLFFNEKADIVRPAGALYIQNVDGKKDEDGKVRSYFPSSRGFKSARYTLALYVDRDNHKLVKSFLFDDEKDPYQMNNLPLEENKEIVDELCAEMGKVLKEIDDPWYRERILSDMIPYDK; via the coding sequence ATGAAAAGTCAATTGAATATATTGTTAGGTGGTTTAGGCTTGTTCGCCTTGCAGGGTTGTAAAACTCCGCAGGCAGAGCAGGCCCAACAGCCGAATGTTATTTATGTTTTTCCCGACCAGTTCCGCAATCAGGCAATGGAGTTCTGGGGGCAGGAGAGTTTTCGGGAGAAAGTGAATTTCCGGAATGATCCGGTGCATACTCCTCGTCTGAATGATTTTGCGAGAGAGTCTTTGGTACTGACCTCTGCCATGAGCAATTGCCCGTTGAGCAGTCCTCACCGGGGTTCGTTACTGACAGGCATGTATCCCAACAAGAGTGGCATTCCTTTGAACTGCAATTCGAACCGTCCTATCAGTTCGTTGCGTGAAGATGTAGACTGTGTGAGCGATGTATTCAGCAATGCGGGATACGACTGTGCTTATTTCGGTAAACTGCATGCAGACTTCCCGACCCCCAATGACCCCCAGCGTCCGGGAAAATATGTGGAAGACCGCATACCAGCATGGGATGCTTATACACCGAAAGACCGTCGTCACGGATTTAACTATTGGTATGCTTACGGAACTTTTGATGAACATAAGAATCCGCATTATTGGGATACGGACGGTAAACGGCATGATCCGCGCGAATGGTCTCCGCTGCATGAGTCAGGTAAAGTTATTTCTTATCTGAAGAATGAGGGAAATGTACGTGACCCGAAGAAACCGTTCTTTATCATGGTCGGCATGAATCCGCCGCATAGTCCCTATCGTTCGTTGGACGACTGTATGGAACAGGACTTCAACTTATACAAGGATCAGCCGTTGGACAGCCTGCTGGTTCGCCCCAATGCCGATTCTAAAATGGCAAAGGCGGAGAGTGTACGTTACTATTTCGCTTCCGTTACAGGTGTTGACCGTGCTTTCGGGCAGATACTCGATGCGTTGAAAGAACTGGGATTGGATAAAAACACAATCGTGGTCTTCTCTTCCGACCATGGTGAGACTATGTGCAGCCAGCACACGGACGATCCGAAGAATTCTCCTTTCTCCGAGTCGATGAATGTGCCTTTCCTGGTTCGCTTCCCCGACAAGATTCAACCCCGTCTGGATGATTTGATGCTTTCTTCTCCGGATATTATGCCTACTTTGTTGGGGTTGGCGGGTCTTTCCGATTCTATTCCGGCAAATGTGCAGGGACACAATTATGCTCCGCTGTTCTTTAATGAAAAAGCTGATATAGTGCGTCCTGCAGGAGCTCTTTATATTCAGAACGTAGACGGTAAGAAAGATGAAGACGGTAAGGTCCGTTCCTATTTTCCATCGTCACGCGGTTTTAAATCGGCCCGTTACACATTGGCTCTTTATGTAGACCGTGATAATCACAAGCTTGTAAAGAGTTTCTTGTTTGACGACGAAAAAGATCCGTATCAGATGAATAATCTTCCGTTAGAGGAGAATAAGGAAATAGTAGATGAGCTGTGTGCAGAGATGGGAAAAGTCTTGAAGGAGATTGACGATCCCTGGTACAGAGAGCGCATCTTGTCCGACATGATACCGTACGATAAATAA
- a CDS encoding PaaI family thioesterase produces the protein MTPQEFFKKDCFADKAGVELIEIKEGYSKARLVITETHLNAGNRTQGGALFTLADLALAAAANSHGTLAFSLSSNITFLRSSGPGDILYAEARERYIGRTTGHYQIDITNQNGELVATFESSIFRKGDALPFTL, from the coding sequence ATGACGCCGCAAGAATTTTTCAAGAAAGACTGTTTTGCCGATAAAGCAGGTGTAGAACTGATAGAAATAAAAGAAGGATACAGCAAAGCCCGTCTGGTGATTACGGAAACACATCTCAATGCCGGAAATCGCACCCAAGGCGGAGCGCTTTTTACACTGGCCGACCTCGCCTTGGCAGCGGCAGCCAATTCTCACGGCACACTGGCTTTCTCACTGTCTTCCAATATCACTTTCCTGCGTAGCAGCGGTCCGGGCGACATATTATATGCCGAAGCCCGCGAACGGTACATCGGACGTACTACCGGACATTATCAGATTGACATCACCAACCAGAACGGTGAGCTGGTAGCCACATTCGAGTCAAGTATCTTCAGAAAAGGAGACGCACTGCCGTTTACTTTGTAA